A genome region from Candidatus Baltobacteraceae bacterium includes the following:
- a CDS encoding MoaD/ThiS family protein, protein MIRVVLPPHLRTLARVDDEVRFDLGEGVTLGSVLGAIESRYPMLLGTIRDRATHTRRPFIRFFACERDLSHEPPDTPLPERVASGAEPLLIIGAMSGG, encoded by the coding sequence GTGATCCGCGTCGTGCTTCCGCCGCATCTGCGTACGCTCGCACGGGTCGACGACGAAGTGCGGTTCGATCTCGGCGAGGGCGTGACGTTGGGTTCCGTGCTCGGGGCGATCGAAAGCCGCTATCCGATGCTGCTCGGTACGATTCGCGATCGCGCGACGCACACGCGCCGCCCCTTCATCCGCTTCTTCGCCTGCGAACGCGACCTCTCGCACGAGCCGCCCGATACGCCGCTGCCCGAGCGGGTCGCGAGCGGCGCCGAACCGCTGCTCATCATCGGCGCCATGTCGGGCGGCTAA